One Eurosta solidaginis isolate ZX-2024a chromosome 5, ASM4086904v1, whole genome shotgun sequence DNA segment encodes these proteins:
- the Sbds gene encoding ribosome maturation protein SBDS, protein MAKIFTPTNQIRLTNVAVVRLKKGGKRFEIACYKNKVLSWRNNTEKDIDEVLQTHTVFTNVSKGQAAKKDELIKAFGKSDETEVCKEILSKGELQVSEKERQSVLDSQLNSIVNSVAALCLNPETRRPYPASIIEKSLKDAHFSVKMTKNTKQQTLDAIKLLRENMPIERSRMKLRVSFADKEGGNRLKDKISKLATKIEHEEWDEATLHITVLIDPGNYRVMDELVRNETKGKGLVELLELKEVVENEEMF, encoded by the exons ATGGCAAAGATTTTTACTCCTACAAATCAAATTCGACTCACAAATGTTGCGGTGGTAAGACTTAAGAAGGGTGGTAAACGTTTTGAGATTGCCTGCTATAAAAACAAAGTTTTGTCTTGGAGGAATAACAC AGAAAAAGACATCGATGAAGTGTTACAGACACATACAGTGTTCACTAATGTATCCAAAGGCCAAGCAGCAAAAAAAGATGAACTTATTAAGGCCTTTGGGAAAAGTGATGAAACCGAAGTTTGCAAGGAAATTCTTTCTAAAGGCGAACTCCAAGTATCAGAAAAAGAACGGCAATCTGTTTTGGACTCGCAGTTAAATAGCATCGTAAATAGTGTTGCTGCTTTATGTCTAAATCCCGAAACCCGGCGCCCATATCCAGCATCAATTATTGAAAAATCGTTAAAAGATGCTCACTTTTCTGTTAAAATGACCAAGAACACAAAGCAGCAGACGCTTGATGCTATTAAATTGCTTCGTGAAAACATGCCCATAGAACGTTCGCGTATGAAACTCCGTGTTTCATTTGCCGATAAAGAAGGTGGAAATCGTTTAAAAGACAAGATCAGCAAATTAGCTACAAAAATAGAGCATGAAGAATGGGACGAAGCAACGTTGCATATAACAGTGCTCATTGATCCAGGTAACTACCGCGTTATGGACGAACTTGTCCGAAATGAAACCAAAGGCAAGGGACTTGTGGAATTGCTGGAACTAAAGGAAGTTGTAGAAAACGAGGAAATGTTTTAA